Proteins encoded together in one Campylobacter concisus window:
- the nrfD gene encoding NrfD/PsrC family molybdoenzyme membrane anchor subunit, translating to MNNMSGSLAQYTEIYWGWPIAFYLFLAGLSAGASIVAVLISNKFGKGNYYFKAAALIAPVAIILGLALLVLDLGKPLSFYWILLLYNFDSVMSIGVALLLVYTPLSVIYAVGAFKNEIAMLKISLFDALTNLASKLSGLLGILLFILGIGVGAYTGFLLSAAHKIALWNTPVLPLLFLVSGLSCAGAFTLLLGVLKDEKRAQNQTAHFLLKFDFLAIVAEFLLIVALFMVVKGASASGAQSVANALSANSLGLMFYIGVIGLGMAVPIILDLSVLKVHDFKREFAVLNAILVICGVFLLRYYIVYAGQIFI from the coding sequence ATGAATAACATGTCAGGAAGCCTAGCTCAATACACAGAAATTTACTGGGGCTGGCCGATAGCTTTTTATCTATTTTTAGCAGGACTTAGTGCAGGTGCTAGCATCGTTGCTGTGCTCATCTCAAATAAATTTGGCAAAGGCAACTACTACTTTAAAGCAGCCGCTCTTATCGCTCCAGTGGCGATCATCCTTGGACTTGCTCTTTTGGTGCTTGATCTTGGCAAACCGCTTAGCTTTTACTGGATACTCTTGCTCTACAACTTTGACTCAGTTATGTCAATAGGCGTTGCGCTGCTTCTAGTTTATACGCCTCTTAGCGTTATATACGCGGTTGGTGCGTTTAAAAATGAGATAGCAATGCTTAAAATTTCACTTTTTGACGCGCTTACAAATTTAGCTAGCAAGCTTTCAGGTTTGCTTGGAATTTTACTTTTCATCCTTGGCATCGGCGTTGGCGCATATACAGGCTTTTTGCTAAGCGCAGCTCACAAGATCGCACTTTGGAACACGCCAGTTTTGCCACTATTATTCTTAGTTTCTGGCTTAAGCTGTGCTGGTGCTTTTACGCTGCTTCTTGGCGTGCTAAAAGATGAAAAGAGAGCGCAAAACCAAACTGCACACTTTTTATTAAAATTTGACTTTTTAGCGATCGTAGCCGAGTTTTTGCTAATAGTTGCTCTTTTTATGGTTGTAAAAGGTGCAAGTGCAAGTGGTGCGCAGAGCGTAGCAAACGCACTTAGTGCAAATTCTCTTGGGCTGATGTTTTATATCGGCGTCATAGGTCTTGGTATGGCTGTGCCTATCATTTTAGACTTAAGCGTCTTAAAGGTGCATGATTTCAAACGCGAATTTGCCGTGCTAAACGCTATTTTAGTCATTTGTGGCGTCTTTTTGCTAAGATATTACATAGTCTATGCAGGACAAATTTTTATTTAA
- the phsA gene encoding thiosulfate reductase PhsA, which translates to MSLNRREFLKFSAGVSAAASSLSGGALQGAANGGEKHVHSFCEMCSSRCPIEAKVVDGKVRFLSGNPKAGGTATSLCARGGSGLSQLYDENRIKKPLIRAGERGENKWREVSWDEALDYVASKMLEIKQKYGPESFVFTCKSSQTHKLMVNFASAYGSPNCFSHFSCCPITYQMVCEQMYGIAKLKRDFANAKYVVNFGHNLFEGIVIADAKKLAKFAASKDTKLLVLEPRFSVVASKADEWLPVKPGTDLAFVLALINTWIQNGTYDKEFIEKFTTGFDEIVKSVEGKTPEWQETITGIKASDVRRIADEIYKAAPRVIFDFGHKTTTTRAEYMRTKAIMVANAMMGNWEVKGGLFGGKNAKTFNKLVGEDKFPVLKNPDEKFKVPKVTRLDFAGEAGAHKFVSRKHGVLMDIDNAILNEKPYAIKGWFNIRFNHLINVAETMKSIEAMKKLELIVVSDVYLNDMATFADVILPESSYLERDEGIEDKSGLKPAYMIRNKVVDPVGDTKDGAFIFRELARRMKIDELYTWNDIREFRMQQAGGDVNLLAALEKDGFITWDEPGILFREKGMIDKFIAKYPVASKFVGENGLMDDMAKLKTKSGKIELFLPDVEAQFAGYGALNDKDMDTFDGHELCLTCGKTPIHTNGHTQAVPFLNDLMSDSPIWINPNTAKKQNLRDGDTVLVKNKFGEQKGKLMVTEGIREDTLFIYHGFGHITPGLKSIDHVGLNTSVLLDPAEGPVAATMVTNVGVSISKA; encoded by the coding sequence ATGAGCTTAAATAGACGAGAATTTTTAAAATTCAGTGCAGGAGTTAGTGCAGCTGCATCATCTCTGTCAGGTGGTGCTTTGCAAGGTGCTGCAAATGGAGGCGAAAAGCACGTTCATAGCTTTTGTGAGATGTGCTCTTCAAGGTGTCCTATCGAAGCAAAAGTCGTTGATGGCAAAGTTCGCTTTTTAAGTGGCAATCCAAAAGCTGGCGGCACAGCAACCTCTCTTTGTGCAAGGGGTGGCTCAGGATTAAGTCAGCTCTATGATGAAAATAGGATCAAAAAGCCATTAATCAGAGCTGGCGAGAGAGGCGAAAATAAATGGCGCGAGGTTAGCTGGGACGAGGCGCTTGACTATGTTGCTTCAAAGATGCTTGAGATCAAGCAAAAGTATGGCCCTGAAAGCTTTGTATTTACCTGTAAAAGCTCGCAAACGCATAAGCTGATGGTAAATTTTGCCTCAGCTTATGGCTCGCCAAACTGCTTTTCACACTTTTCATGCTGTCCGATCACCTACCAAATGGTCTGCGAGCAGATGTATGGCATCGCTAAGCTAAAAAGAGACTTTGCAAATGCAAAATACGTTGTAAATTTTGGTCACAACCTCTTTGAGGGCATCGTCATAGCTGATGCTAAAAAGCTTGCTAAATTTGCAGCTAGCAAGGATACAAAGCTACTTGTGCTTGAGCCAAGATTTAGCGTTGTAGCTTCAAAGGCTGATGAGTGGCTACCAGTTAAACCAGGCACTGACCTTGCCTTTGTGCTAGCACTTATCAACACTTGGATACAAAATGGCACTTACGATAAAGAATTTATAGAAAAATTTACAACTGGCTTTGATGAGATCGTTAAAAGCGTAGAGGGCAAAACGCCTGAATGGCAAGAGACAATCACTGGCATAAAAGCAAGTGATGTTAGACGCATCGCTGATGAAATTTATAAAGCTGCTCCAAGAGTTATTTTTGATTTTGGGCATAAGACAACCACCACAAGAGCTGAGTATATGAGAACAAAAGCTATAATGGTGGCAAATGCGATGATGGGCAACTGGGAGGTTAAGGGCGGTCTTTTTGGTGGCAAAAATGCAAAGACCTTTAACAAACTAGTTGGTGAGGATAAATTTCCAGTTCTTAAAAACCCAGATGAGAAATTTAAAGTGCCAAAAGTCACTAGACTAGACTTCGCTGGCGAGGCTGGAGCGCATAAATTTGTAAGCAGAAAACATGGCGTTTTGATGGATATAGATAACGCTATCTTAAACGAGAAGCCTTACGCCATAAAAGGGTGGTTTAACATCCGCTTTAACCACCTCATAAACGTGGCTGAGACGATGAAGAGCATAGAGGCGATGAAGAAGCTTGAGCTCATCGTAGTGAGCGATGTCTATCTAAACGATATGGCGACCTTTGCTGATGTCATCTTGCCTGAGAGCAGCTACCTAGAGCGCGACGAGGGCATAGAGGATAAGTCGGGTCTAAAACCAGCTTATATGATAAGAAATAAAGTCGTTGATCCAGTTGGCGATACGAAAGATGGGGCGTTTATCTTTAGAGAGCTAGCACGCCGCATGAAGATAGATGAGCTTTACACTTGGAACGACATACGCGAGTTTAGGATGCAACAAGCTGGTGGAGATGTAAATTTACTTGCCGCACTAGAAAAAGATGGCTTTATCACGTGGGACGAGCCGGGAATTTTGTTTAGAGAAAAAGGCATGATCGATAAATTTATCGCTAAATATCCAGTCGCATCTAAATTTGTAGGTGAAAATGGTTTGATGGACGATATGGCTAAGCTTAAAACAAAAAGTGGCAAGATAGAGCTATTTTTGCCTGATGTCGAGGCGCAGTTTGCAGGATATGGCGCGCTAAATGACAAAGATATGGACACATTTGACGGACACGAGCTTTGCTTAACTTGCGGTAAAACGCCTATTCATACCAACGGCCACACTCAGGCAGTGCCATTTTTAAATGACCTTATGAGCGATAGCCCTATCTGGATCAATCCAAACACAGCTAAAAAGCAAAATTTACGTGACGGCGACACGGTCTTAGTCAAAAATAAATTTGGCGAGCAAAAGGGCAAGCTTATGGTGACTGAGGGCATTAGAGAAGATACGCTCTTTATCTATCACGGCTTTGGACACATCACGCCAGGCCTTAAGAGCATAGATCACGTAGGGCTTAACACAAGCGTGCTTCTTGATCCAGCTGAGGGTCCGGTGGCTGCGACTATGGTTACAAATGTTGGCGTTAGCATAAGTAAAGCGTAA
- a CDS encoding response regulator transcription factor, with protein sequence MKILLLEDDLGFQESVCEFLQTLGYEVTAVSDGQEACDLIEKNFYHLFILDIKVPGVNGHEVIKYIRSLNPNAPIMITTSLVDIDDMAIGYELGCNEYLKKPFELAELKFRVAELMRKYYGTDDKNIVKINDEFSFNLNKRVLLKDGKMVDLSAKEVALVECLVSHLNSYVSMEELRDLVWNDKDIEGADIRMHVLKIRNKTNNNFIISKRRIGYKIDAQEL encoded by the coding sequence TTGAAGATTTTGCTTTTAGAAGATGATTTGGGGTTTCAAGAGAGTGTCTGTGAGTTTTTGCAGACGCTTGGTTATGAAGTTACAGCGGTGAGCGACGGTCAAGAGGCTTGCGACTTGATAGAGAAAAATTTCTATCACCTTTTTATACTTGACATAAAAGTGCCTGGAGTAAATGGTCACGAGGTCATCAAGTATATAAGAAGTCTAAATCCAAACGCTCCTATCATGATAACGACATCTTTAGTTGATATAGATGATATGGCGATTGGCTACGAGCTTGGCTGTAACGAGTATCTAAAAAAGCCATTTGAGCTAGCTGAGCTTAAATTTAGAGTTGCTGAGCTTATGAGAAAGTACTATGGCACTGACGATAAAAACATAGTAAAGATAAATGACGAGTTTAGCTTTAATCTAAATAAACGTGTGCTACTTAAAGATGGCAAGATGGTTGATCTTAGCGCAAAAGAGGTCGCTTTGGTCGAGTGTTTGGTCTCGCATCTAAATTCTTACGTCAGCATGGAGGAGCTTAGAGATCTTGTCTGGAACGACAAAGATATAGAGGGCGCTGATATAAGGATGCACGTTTTAAAGATAAGAAACAAGACAAACAATAACTTTATCATCTCAAAGAGGCGCATAGGCTACAAGATAGATGCACAAGAGCTTTAA
- a CDS encoding sensor histidine kinase produces the protein MHKSFKIQIIATFVIMSLFCFQSFVILNLSQKNSSSKALFGAMKHETIIKNSFLKNENIASSLKYKFAIYDVNFKPVISTLSKEPSSFKFVTLEEGGYLFYKSFFIKDKTPYYIVVEKELDNKKNIFLTAIMLLVILVAVLFIVYFLYLSSVKPYKEFQKYMNNFFNDAMHELKTPLGVAGMNLEMLGLENKYITRIKNALKQMQITYEDVEYFIKRGYIKFPLERLNLGEYVKERVKFLSSVADVKHIVVKTNLASEAFTMLSKVEAQRIIDNTITNAIKYSPKESEIIVNLELEADRINLSVQDFGKGIKDVKRIWKRYVREDEIQGGFGLGLNIVSEICQKHDILYGVDSVYNEGSTFYYKFKRA, from the coding sequence ATGCACAAGAGCTTTAAGATCCAGATCATAGCGACATTTGTCATAATGTCGCTCTTTTGCTTTCAAAGCTTTGTGATCTTAAATTTAAGTCAGAAAAATAGCAGCTCAAAGGCTCTCTTTGGCGCTATGAAGCATGAAACCATCATCAAAAATTCATTTCTCAAAAACGAAAATATAGCTAGCTCACTAAAATATAAATTTGCGATTTATGACGTAAATTTTAAACCAGTCATCTCAACGCTTAGCAAAGAGCCAAGCAGCTTTAAATTTGTAACCCTAGAAGAGGGCGGGTATCTTTTTTACAAGAGCTTTTTTATAAAAGATAAGACCCCTTACTACATAGTCGTAGAAAAGGAGCTTGATAATAAAAAGAACATCTTTTTAACGGCCATCATGCTGCTTGTCATCCTTGTGGCAGTGCTTTTTATCGTCTATTTTTTATATCTAAGTAGCGTAAAGCCTTACAAAGAGTTTCAAAAGTATATGAATAACTTCTTTAACGACGCCATGCACGAGCTAAAGACTCCACTTGGCGTAGCTGGCATGAACCTTGAGATGCTAGGGCTTGAAAACAAGTATATAACCCGCATCAAAAACGCCCTAAAACAGATGCAAATAACCTACGAAGATGTCGAATACTTCATAAAACGAGGCTACATCAAATTCCCACTTGAGAGGCTAAATTTAGGCGAATACGTTAAAGAGCGAGTGAAATTTCTCTCAAGCGTGGCTGATGTCAAGCATATCGTGGTAAAGACAAATTTAGCAAGCGAGGCATTTACTATGCTAAGCAAGGTCGAAGCTCAGCGCATCATCGATAACACCATCACAAATGCCATAAAATACAGCCCAAAAGAGAGCGAGATAATAGTAAATTTAGAGCTTGAAGCAGATCGCATCAATCTTAGTGTGCAGGACTTTGGCAAGGGGATAAAGGACGTAAAAAGGATCTGGAAGCGCTACGTCAGAGAGGATGAAATCCAAGGCGGCTTTGGACTTGGGCTAAATATCGTCAGTGAAATTTGCCAAAAACATGACATTTTATATGGCGTCGATAGCGTTTATAATGAAGGCAGCACCTTTTACTATAAATTTAAACGAGCTTAG
- the ruvB gene encoding Holliday junction branch migration DNA helicase RuvB, which produces MDRIVEIEKVSFENDFEVSLRPTKFEDYIGQEKIKQNLDVFIKAAKKRNECLDHVLFYGPPGLGKTTLAHIIANEMGVSIKMTAAPMIEKSGDLAAILTNLQEGDVLFIDEIHRLSPAIEEVLYPAMEDFRLDIIIGSGPAAQTIKIDLPKFTLIGATTRAGMISAPLRDRFGMDFRLQFYTSSELSRIVQIASAKLGKECDKNASLEIAKRSRATPRIALRLLKRIRDFAEVNDEQIISHERAKEGLNALGVNSLGFDEMDIRYLEILMQARRRPMGLSTIAAALSEDEGTVEDVIEPYLLANGFIERTAKGRIASAKCFETFNVKIDIEKGLFE; this is translated from the coding sequence TTGGATAGAATCGTTGAAATCGAAAAAGTAAGCTTTGAAAATGACTTTGAAGTCTCGCTTAGACCGACAAAATTTGAAGACTACATCGGCCAAGAAAAGATCAAGCAAAATTTAGACGTCTTTATAAAAGCAGCCAAAAAGCGAAACGAGTGCCTAGATCATGTGCTATTTTACGGACCTCCAGGACTTGGTAAAACCACACTTGCTCACATCATCGCAAACGAAATGGGCGTAAGTATCAAAATGACCGCGGCTCCCATGATAGAAAAGAGTGGCGATCTTGCAGCGATCCTTACAAATTTACAAGAGGGCGACGTGCTTTTTATCGACGAGATCCATCGCCTAAGCCCAGCTATCGAGGAGGTGCTTTACCCTGCGATGGAGGATTTTAGGCTTGATATCATCATAGGCTCAGGGCCAGCTGCCCAAACTATCAAGATAGACCTACCAAAATTTACGCTAATCGGAGCAACGACGCGTGCTGGTATGATCTCAGCGCCTTTAAGGGACCGCTTTGGGATGGACTTTAGGCTGCAGTTTTACACAAGCAGCGAGCTAAGCCGTATCGTGCAGATAGCCTCAGCTAAGCTTGGCAAAGAGTGCGATAAAAATGCCTCACTTGAGATCGCCAAACGCTCACGTGCCACGCCTAGGATCGCGCTTAGACTGCTAAAGCGAATTCGCGACTTTGCCGAGGTAAATGACGAGCAAATCATCAGCCACGAGCGTGCAAAAGAGGGGCTTAACGCACTTGGTGTAAATTCGCTTGGGTTTGACGAGATGGATATTAGGTATTTAGAAATTTTGATGCAAGCAAGGCGCCGTCCTATGGGGCTTAGCACGATCGCTGCGGCACTTAGCGAGGACGAGGGCACGGTGGAGGACGTCATCGAGCCATATCTACTTGCAAATGGCTTTATCGAGCGCACGGCAAAGGGCAGGATCGCTAGCGCGAAGTGCTTTGAGACCTTTAATGTCAAGATCGACATCGAAAAAGGGCTTTTTGAGTAG
- a CDS encoding 4Fe-4S dicluster domain-containing protein: MKKYMMIHDENLCIGCQGCSVACRSANNVPRGLYRFQVHAKMSGTFPNLKTDFLRQSCVMCEDAPCVEVCPTGASFKTADGVTLLDHRICVSCKYCILACPYDARYVLPDGEIGKCTFCYESRLEEGKEPACVSVCPTNALTFGDVNDENSKISKKLKESKYYLPKAELNTKPSLAMIANTKGAHHE; this comes from the coding sequence ATGAAAAAATATATGATGATACATGATGAAAATTTATGCATCGGCTGTCAAGGCTGCTCGGTAGCTTGCAGAAGTGCAAACAACGTGCCAAGGGGACTTTACCGCTTTCAGGTGCATGCAAAGATGAGTGGGACATTTCCAAATTTAAAGACTGACTTTTTACGTCAAAGCTGCGTTATGTGCGAAGATGCACCTTGCGTTGAGGTTTGCCCAACTGGCGCTAGCTTTAAAACGGCTGATGGCGTGACACTGCTTGATCATAGAATTTGCGTTAGCTGCAAGTACTGCATCCTAGCCTGTCCATACGATGCTCGCTACGTCTTGCCAGATGGTGAGATAGGCAAATGCACATTTTGCTATGAGAGTAGGCTAGAAGAGGGCAAAGAGCCAGCTTGTGTTAGCGTCTGCCCTACCAATGCCCTAACTTTTGGCGACGTAAATGATGAAAACTCTAAAATTTCAAAGAAACTAAAAGAGAGCAAATACTACTTGCCAAAAGCGGAGTTAAACACAAAACCTTCACTTGCAATGATCGCAAATACAAAAGGAGCACACCATGAATAA